A single window of Arcobacter venerupis DNA harbors:
- the ureC gene encoding urease subunit alpha: MKMSKEKYASMYGPTVGDRFRLADTSLIAKIEKDYTTYGEESKFGGGKTIRDGMAQSPTAVEVADLIITNAIIIDYTGIYKADIGIKDGIILAIGKSGNPNLCDGITHGLEIGANTEILSAEGKIITAGGIDTHIHFISPGQIDEALASGVTTMIGGGTGPNTGTNATTCTPGAWNIAKMIQSVDDLPLNFGFMGKGNSSSKEALEVQIKAGAMGLKLHEDWGSTPNAIDTCLSVADKYDVQVAIHTDTLNESGFVETTVGSFKNRTIHTFHSEGAGGGHAPDIIKVAGLANVLPASTNPTLPYTKNTIEEHLDMLMVCHHLSPKIPEDVSFAESRIRGKTIAAEDVLHDMGAISITSSDSQAMGRVGEVLIRTWQVADSMKQQRGILEGDDEKSDNNRIKRYIAKYTINPAIASGIDEYVGSVEVGKMADLVLWNRAFFGVKPEIIIKGGFIALALMGDSNASIPTPEPSMYRKMFGSLGKASAKTSVIFTSKVALEDDLDVKLGISKSMLAVKNTRNIGKKDMKLNDFIGDIKVDPETYDVTVNGELIESNYVSVVPMAKKYFMF, from the coding sequence ATGAAGATGTCAAAAGAAAAATATGCTTCAATGTATGGACCAACTGTTGGTGATAGATTTAGACTTGCCGATACTTCGTTGATTGCTAAAATAGAAAAAGATTATACAACTTATGGTGAAGAGAGTAAATTTGGTGGTGGAAAAACTATTCGTGATGGAATGGCTCAAAGTCCAACTGCTGTTGAAGTTGCTGACTTGATTATCACAAATGCAATAATCATTGACTATACAGGTATTTACAAAGCTGATATTGGAATCAAAGATGGAATTATTCTTGCCATTGGAAAATCAGGAAATCCAAATCTATGTGATGGAATAACACATGGTTTAGAAATTGGAGCAAATACTGAAATACTTTCTGCTGAGGGGAAAATTATCACAGCTGGTGGAATTGACACACATATTCATTTTATAAGTCCGGGTCAAATAGATGAAGCCTTAGCTAGTGGAGTAACAACCATGATTGGTGGAGGAACAGGACCAAATACTGGAACAAATGCAACAACTTGTACACCTGGGGCTTGGAATATTGCAAAAATGATTCAAAGTGTGGATGATTTACCTTTAAACTTTGGATTTATGGGAAAAGGAAATAGCTCAAGCAAAGAAGCTTTAGAAGTTCAAATAAAAGCAGGAGCTATGGGGCTAAAACTCCATGAGGATTGGGGAAGTACTCCAAATGCCATAGATACTTGTTTAAGTGTAGCAGATAAGTATGATGTACAAGTTGCAATTCATACAGATACACTTAATGAATCAGGATTTGTGGAAACAACTGTTGGAAGTTTTAAAAATAGAACAATTCACACTTTCCATAGTGAAGGTGCTGGTGGTGGACATGCCCCTGATATTATAAAAGTTGCTGGACTTGCAAATGTACTTCCAGCAAGTACGAATCCCACTTTACCATACACAAAAAATACAATAGAAGAACACCTTGATATGCTTATGGTTTGTCACCATTTAAGTCCAAAAATTCCAGAAGATGTAAGTTTTGCCGAATCAAGAATCAGAGGAAAAACAATAGCAGCAGAAGATGTACTTCATGATATGGGTGCAATTTCAATCACAAGTTCAGATTCACAAGCAATGGGAAGAGTTGGAGAAGTTCTAATACGAACTTGGCAAGTGGCAGACTCTATGAAACAACAGCGGGGAATTTTGGAGGGTGATGATGAAAAAAGTGATAACAATAGAATCAAAAGATATATAGCAAAATATACAATAAACCCAGCAATCGCTTCAGGAATTGATGAATATGTTGGAAGTGTAGAAGTTGGAAAAATGGCCGATTTAGTTTTATGGAATAGAGCATTTTTTGGAGTAAAACCTGAAATTATCATCAAAGGTGGATTTATAGCACTTGCTTTAATGGGTGATTCAAACGCTTCAATTCCAACACCAGAACCAAGTATGTATAGAAAAATGTTTGGAAGTTTAGGTAAAGCAAGTGCAAAAACAAGTGTAATATTCACTTCAAAAGTAGCCCTTGAAGATGATTTAGATGTAAAACTTGGAATCAGTAAATCAATGTTAGCCGTTAAAAACACAAGAAATATAGGTAAAAAAGATATGAAGTTAAATGACTTTATAGGAGATATAAAAGTAGATCCAGAAACTTATGATGTAACAGTAAATGGTGAACTAATAGAGTCAAACTATGTATCAGTAGTTCCAATGGCTAAAAAATATTTTATGTTTTAA
- the puuE gene encoding allantoinase PuuE, with protein sequence MNFEIENYPRDLIGYANEPINPKWPNNAKVALQFVLNYEEGAENCILHGDKSSEIFLSDMINPEAFVGQRHKSIESLYEYGSRVGVWRILELFKEFDIPVTIFAVAMAVARNPKLAEYLAKHDYDICSHGYRWINYQKIEESIEREHLYKSIEVLTKMIGKRPLGWYTGRDSENTRKLVVEEGGFLYDSDAYNDDLPYFAPEITTKQHLVIPYTMDNNDMRFLPNGFSYSEQFFNYLKDSFDVLYDEGKTNPKMMSIGMHCRILGHPGKIMAMRRFLEYVRKFDDVWFCKRADIANHWIKNFKNNKEK encoded by the coding sequence ATGAACTTTGAAATAGAAAACTACCCAAGAGATTTAATTGGTTATGCAAATGAACCAATAAATCCAAAATGGCCAAATAATGCTAAAGTAGCTTTACAATTTGTTTTAAATTATGAAGAGGGAGCAGAAAACTGCATACTTCATGGAGATAAATCATCTGAGATTTTTTTATCTGATATGATAAATCCAGAAGCTTTTGTAGGACAAAGACATAAATCAATTGAATCGCTTTATGAGTATGGTTCAAGGGTTGGAGTATGGAGAATTTTAGAGCTTTTTAAAGAGTTTGATATTCCAGTTACTATTTTTGCAGTTGCAATGGCAGTTGCTAGAAATCCAAAACTAGCAGAATATCTTGCAAAACATGATTATGACATCTGTTCTCATGGATATAGATGGATAAATTATCAGAAAATTGAGGAATCAATAGAAAGAGAACATTTATATAAAAGTATAGAAGTTTTAACAAAAATGATAGGTAAAAGACCACTTGGTTGGTACACAGGACGAGATAGTGAAAATACACGAAAATTAGTTGTAGAAGAGGGTGGATTTTTATACGATAGTGATGCTTATAATGATGATTTACCATATTTTGCTCCTGAAATAACTACAAAACAACATCTTGTAATTCCATATACTATGGACAATAACGATATGAGATTTTTACCAAATGGTTTTTCTTATAGTGAGCAATTTTTTAACTATTTAAAAGATAGTTTTGATGTTTTATATGATGAGGGTAAAACAAATCCTAAAATGATGTCAATTGGTATGCATTGCAGAATTTTAGGACATCCTGGAAAAATTATGGCTATGAGAAGATTTTTGGAATATGTAAGAAAATTTGATGATGTTTGGTTTTGTAAAAGAGCTGATATAGCAAATCATTGGATAAAAAATTTTAAAAATAATAAGGAAAAATGA
- a CDS encoding urease accessory protein UreE: MTFSVIKKVIEIKKDIVANDEVELSWFDMQKPNLTAVSKKNINLIVKAKFTHLHENDVLVCEDGYAIKVKRSEDEIFTLEFSDALSFAKTAYEIGNRHQPVMIEEFKIIVLDDISLADIIKDCYANTAVKCEKTKGYFKPNGKAHHSH; this comes from the coding sequence TTGACATTTAGCGTAATAAAAAAAGTAATAGAGATAAAAAAAGACATTGTTGCAAACGATGAGGTTGAACTCTCTTGGTTTGATATGCAAAAACCAAACTTAACAGCTGTTAGTAAAAAAAATATAAATTTAATAGTAAAAGCGAAATTTACTCACCTGCATGAAAATGATGTTTTAGTTTGTGAAGATGGATATGCAATCAAAGTAAAAAGAAGTGAAGATGAAATTTTTACTTTAGAGTTTAGTGATGCTTTGTCATTTGCAAAAACTGCTTATGAGATTGGAAATAGACATCAACCAGTGATGATTGAAGAGTTTAAAATTATTGTTTTAGATGATATTTCACTTGCTGATATTATCAAAGATTGTTATGCAAATACAGCTGTAAAGTGTGAGAAAACAAAAGGCTACTTTAAACCAAATGGTAAAGCGCACCACAGCCACTAA
- a CDS encoding ureidoglycolate lyase: MKKVLKPIALTCENFEAYGKVLSVEQSESIVINNGFANKHYNLCNMDCNDFGGVATFHLYVGKKREFPLKINMMEKHPYFSQTFMPRSTKPFLLVVALGDEKPDLNTLKVFKTNGNQGVFYKKAIWHFPLISLEDNEQFIVIDRSDLGKSENKVVDCIELELSEDIEILK, from the coding sequence ATGAAAAAAGTTTTAAAACCTATTGCTTTAACTTGTGAAAATTTTGAAGCATATGGAAAAGTATTAAGTGTAGAGCAAAGTGAATCAATTGTTATAAATAATGGTTTTGCCAATAAACATTATAATCTATGTAATATGGATTGTAATGATTTTGGAGGAGTTGCTACTTTTCATTTATATGTTGGTAAAAAAAGAGAGTTTCCTCTAAAAATAAATATGATGGAAAAACATCCATATTTCTCACAAACATTTATGCCAAGAAGTACAAAACCATTTTTATTAGTAGTTGCCCTTGGTGATGAAAAACCTGATTTAAATACATTAAAAGTTTTTAAAACAAATGGAAATCAAGGTGTCTTTTACAAAAAAGCAATCTGGCATTTTCCTTTGATTAGTTTAGAAGATAATGAACAATTTATTGTAATAGATAGAAGTGATTTGGGAAAGAGTGAGAATAAAGTTGTTGATTGTATAGAGTTAGAACTAAGTGAAGATATTGAAATTTTGAAGTAG
- a CDS encoding NCS2 family permease, whose product MGFFKLKEHNTKVGTEFSAGFTTFLTMMYIVPVNGFVLSDAGLPMDAVVTATALITILATLFSGLWSNTPIAMSVGMGLNAYFSYGLVLGMNIPWQTALGIVFLSGILFVILSLTEFRVWVMTSIPMNLRRAISAGIGAFIAFIGLKQMGMIVANKATLVSLGDFSNPNVLLGVLGLILCFIFYAYKVKASFILSIAITSIVAWIFGLGSLPESVLSMPASIAPIYLKLDIFSAMTLSLLPVIITFLITDMFDTLGTLTGVGTRANLFQENNKEDKSLQRTLEADALATTAGSLLGVSTTTSFVESAAGVEAGGRTGLTAVFTAMFFVTTLFMLPLFKSIPSNAIYPVLVVVGVLMFTELGKIDFKESDLATSAASFLIVILMPLTFSITNGISAGFLVYTIIKLAKREFKDLNIGILVITLISILAFIL is encoded by the coding sequence TGGGTTTTTTTAAACTAAAAGAACACAATACAAAAGTAGGAACTGAGTTTTCAGCTGGATTTACTACTTTTTTAACAATGATGTATATAGTTCCAGTAAATGGATTTGTACTTTCTGATGCTGGACTTCCTATGGATGCTGTTGTTACTGCAACTGCATTAATTACTATTTTAGCAACACTTTTTTCAGGACTTTGGTCTAATACTCCAATTGCAATGAGTGTTGGTATGGGATTAAATGCATACTTTTCTTATGGATTAGTTTTAGGAATGAATATTCCTTGGCAAACAGCTTTAGGTATTGTATTTTTATCAGGGATTTTATTTGTGATTTTATCACTAACTGAGTTTAGAGTTTGGGTTATGACTTCAATTCCTATGAATTTAAGACGAGCAATTAGTGCTGGTATTGGTGCTTTTATTGCATTTATTGGTCTTAAACAAATGGGAATGATTGTGGCAAATAAAGCTACTTTAGTATCTCTTGGTGATTTTTCAAATCCAAATGTTCTTCTTGGTGTTTTAGGACTTATTCTTTGTTTTATCTTTTATGCTTACAAAGTTAAAGCTTCATTTATTTTATCAATAGCAATAACTTCAATTGTAGCTTGGATTTTTGGATTAGGAAGTTTACCTGAATCAGTGTTATCAATGCCTGCATCTATTGCTCCAATTTACCTTAAATTAGATATTTTTAGTGCTATGACTTTATCTTTATTACCTGTAATTATTACTTTTTTAATTACAGATATGTTTGATACTTTAGGAACTTTGACAGGAGTTGGAACAAGAGCAAATCTTTTCCAAGAAAATAATAAAGAAGATAAATCACTACAAAGAACACTTGAAGCTGATGCTCTTGCAACAACTGCTGGAAGTTTATTAGGAGTTTCAACAACAACTTCATTTGTTGAAAGTGCAGCAGGAGTTGAAGCAGGTGGAAGAACTGGATTAACAGCTGTATTTACCGCAATGTTTTTTGTTACAACTTTGTTTATGTTACCACTTTTTAAATCAATTCCCTCAAATGCAATTTATCCTGTTTTAGTTGTTGTTGGAGTTTTAATGTTTACTGAACTTGGGAAAATAGATTTTAAAGAGTCAGATTTAGCTACAAGTGCAGCATCATTTTTAATTGTTATATTAATGCCATTGACATTTTCAATTACAAATGGGATATCAGCAGGATTTTTAGTATATACAATTATTAAACTAGCAAAAAGAGAATTTAAAGATTTAAATATCGGGATTCTTGTTATTACTCTTATTAGTATTTTGGCATTTATTTTATAA
- a CDS encoding amino acid ABC transporter permease: MEQFTNMDIFQNLLLAARWTILLSLIAFIGGGVVAGILSILRMMNNPIISFCINLYVEIFQGIPLLMQLFLAFFGLSLLGLDIGAWAAASLALTLFTSAFLCEIWRGCLDSVPKGQWEACKTMGLNYYQTIFHVIIPQSIRVATAPTVGFSVQVVKGTALASIIGFVELTKAGTMLNNATFEPFKVFAMVALLYFLICYPLTRYSKYLERKLNASS; the protein is encoded by the coding sequence ATGGAACAATTTACAAATATGGATATATTTCAAAATCTTTTATTGGCAGCTAGATGGACAATATTATTATCTTTAATTGCATTTATTGGTGGTGGAGTTGTTGCTGGAATATTAAGTATTTTACGAATGATGAATAATCCAATTATCTCATTTTGTATAAATTTATATGTTGAAATATTTCAAGGTATTCCTTTATTAATGCAGTTATTCCTAGCTTTTTTTGGTTTGTCATTATTAGGTTTAGATATTGGAGCTTGGGCTGCTGCTTCATTGGCTTTAACACTATTTACAAGTGCATTTTTATGCGAAATTTGGAGAGGATGTTTAGATTCTGTTCCAAAAGGACAATGGGAAGCTTGTAAAACAATGGGATTGAACTATTATCAAACAATATTTCATGTAATAATTCCCCAATCAATAAGAGTAGCCACTGCACCAACTGTTGGCTTTTCAGTACAAGTTGTAAAAGGAACAGCTCTAGCTTCAATAATTGGTTTTGTTGAACTTACAAAAGCTGGAACTATGTTAAATAATGCAACATTTGAACCATTTAAAGTGTTCGCAATGGTTGCTTTATTATATTTTTTAATTTGCTATCCACTAACAAGATATAGTAAATATTTAGAAAGGAAATTAAATGCCTCTAGTTAG
- a CDS encoding transporter substrate-binding domain-containing protein: MLKKLVKAFTVGAILASQFAYAGDLDSIKEAKTIKIAVPQDFPPFGSVSKDMSVQGYDIDMANFIAKKLDVKLQLVPVTSANRIPYLQTGKVDLIISSLGKNPEREKAIDFSNTYAPFFLGVFGSKDVSVSNAAELSGKTIGVTRGSVEDIELSKLVDSSVNVKRFEDNNTTISAYISGQVKLIATGNVIVSDIATKHPNSAPEAKFAIKNSPCFIGMKKDQAELKQFINDLISELKENGELNKTSLKWLKADLPKDL; encoded by the coding sequence ATGTTAAAAAAATTAGTTAAAGCGTTTACAGTTGGTGCAATTCTTGCTAGTCAGTTTGCATATGCAGGAGATTTAGATTCTATTAAAGAGGCAAAAACAATAAAAATTGCAGTACCTCAAGACTTTCCTCCATTTGGTTCAGTTAGTAAAGATATGAGTGTTCAAGGTTATGATATTGATATGGCAAATTTTATTGCTAAAAAATTAGATGTAAAACTTCAATTAGTTCCCGTTACAAGTGCAAATAGAATTCCTTATTTACAAACAGGAAAAGTTGATTTGATTATTTCAAGTTTAGGAAAAAATCCAGAAAGAGAAAAAGCTATTGATTTCTCAAATACTTATGCACCATTTTTCTTAGGTGTTTTTGGAAGTAAAGATGTAAGTGTTTCAAATGCAGCTGAATTAAGTGGAAAAACTATTGGTGTTACAAGAGGTTCTGTTGAAGATATTGAATTAAGTAAATTAGTTGATTCAAGTGTAAATGTTAAAAGATTTGAAGATAACAATACAACGATTTCTGCTTATATTTCTGGACAAGTTAAATTAATAGCAACTGGAAATGTTATCGTAAGTGACATTGCAACAAAACATCCAAATAGTGCACCTGAAGCTAAATTTGCAATTAAAAACTCTCCTTGTTTTATTGGTATGAAAAAAGATCAAGCAGAATTAAAACAATTTATTAATGATTTAATTAGTGAATTAAAAGAAAATGGGGAACTTAATAAAACATCATTAAAATGGTTAAAAGCTGATTTACCAAAAGATTTATAA
- a CDS encoding amino acid ABC transporter ATP-binding protein gives MPLVSIENVHKYYGDKHVLKGINLKVNAGEVISIIGRSGSGKSTLLRCINGLEEHQEGNVLVGNLEVTANEVQLLRLSKICGMIFQGFNLYPHKTAGENVMLSPKLVLNKTDKECKELAMQCLEKVGMEQMFNQYPNSLSGGQKQRVAIARSLAMSPKILLCDEITSALDPELVGEVLKVLENLAKEGMTLILVTHEMNFARDIGDRVVFMHQGKVWETGPSDEVFANPKTPELQNFLSSVL, from the coding sequence ATGCCTCTAGTTAGTATTGAAAATGTTCATAAATATTATGGAGATAAACATGTCTTAAAAGGCATTAATTTAAAAGTTAATGCAGGAGAAGTAATCTCTATTATTGGTAGATCTGGTTCAGGAAAAAGTACGCTTTTAAGATGTATTAATGGTCTTGAAGAACACCAAGAGGGAAATGTTTTAGTTGGTAATTTAGAAGTTACAGCAAATGAAGTTCAATTATTAAGACTTAGTAAAATATGTGGAATGATTTTTCAAGGCTTTAATCTATATCCACATAAAACAGCTGGTGAAAATGTAATGTTATCTCCAAAATTGGTTTTAAATAAAACTGATAAAGAGTGTAAAGAACTAGCAATGCAATGTCTTGAAAAAGTAGGAATGGAACAGATGTTTAACCAATATCCAAACAGCTTATCAGGTGGACAAAAACAACGTGTTGCAATAGCTAGATCACTTGCTATGTCTCCAAAAATTTTATTGTGTGATGAGATTACATCTGCACTTGACCCAGAACTTGTTGGTGAAGTTTTAAAAGTATTAGAAAATCTTGCTAAAGAGGGAATGACACTTATTTTAGTAACTCACGAAATGAATTTTGCAAGAGATATTGGGGATAGAGTTGTATTTATGCACCAAGGTAAAGTTTGGGAAACAGGTCCTAGTGACGAAGTATTTGCAAATCCTAAAACACCAGAACTTCAAAATTTTTTATCTTCTGTTTTATAA
- a CDS encoding amino acid ABC transporter permease, whose protein sequence is MNYQLDFVGLTPYYKELINGVILTIQITAATTIFGVFLGVLGAASRVGKNTFLQNLVGGFVEVIRNTPFIVQLFFIFFGLPTLGFKLTALEAGMIAMIINLGAYSTEIIRAGVEATDKGQWEAGKTLGLKWSQIFFHIVLPQAFNKISPALISQCIIVMLGSSVLSQISVEELTFTANFIQSRTFLSFESYFVVTFIYLILAVLLRFILNFASKKIFKSHLM, encoded by the coding sequence ATGAATTATCAATTGGATTTTGTAGGATTAACACCATATTATAAAGAGCTTATAAATGGTGTAATATTAACTATTCAAATCACTGCAGCGACAACTATTTTTGGTGTATTCTTAGGAGTTTTAGGTGCTGCTTCAAGAGTAGGGAAAAATACTTTTTTACAAAATCTTGTTGGAGGTTTTGTAGAAGTTATTAGAAATACACCTTTTATAGTTCAACTATTTTTTATATTTTTTGGTTTACCAACTCTTGGCTTTAAGTTAACAGCACTTGAAGCTGGAATGATTGCTATGATTATAAATTTAGGTGCTTATTCAACAGAGATTATACGAGCAGGAGTTGAAGCCACAGACAAAGGTCAATGGGAAGCTGGAAAAACATTAGGATTAAAATGGTCACAAATTTTTTTCCATATTGTTTTACCCCAAGCTTTTAACAAAATATCTCCTGCTTTAATTAGTCAATGTATTATAGTTATGTTAGGTTCATCTGTTTTATCACAAATTTCTGTTGAAGAGTTAACATTTACTGCTAACTTTATTCAATCAAGAACATTTTTGAGTTTTGAATCTTATTTTGTTGTTACTTTTATTTATTTAATTCTTGCAGTTTTATTACGGTTTATTTTGAACTTTGCAAGTAAAAAAATATTTAAATCTCATCTAATGTAA
- the alc gene encoding allantoicase: protein MINVASIELGSKVIFTTDEFFASADRMLQESEAVFKEEFDENGHWMDGWETRRRRNGGNDYCIIKLGTMSKINSFLVDTSFFRGNYPLAISIKAYNAKDMKDEEFLEKYESLESFELLAQSDLQGHNKHSFDSSFTSEITHLKVDIFPDGGIARFKAFGEICFDEKLYEQENINVISMRNGARDIYTNNEFYGSLKNILKDEDALNMGDGWETRRRREPGFDWGIIELAKPAIIDNIMIDTKFFKGNFADSFSICAAYLENTTDNSVITQSMFWEELIPKQKLTMNNKHYFDETFLLHKKPITHIRINIFPDGGISRLKLFGKFIRVEELGK, encoded by the coding sequence ATGATAAATGTAGCAAGTATTGAACTTGGAAGTAAAGTAATTTTTACAACTGATGAATTTTTTGCAAGTGCAGATAGAATGCTTCAAGAAAGTGAAGCTGTATTTAAAGAAGAGTTCGATGAAAATGGTCATTGGATGGATGGTTGGGAAACACGAAGACGAAGAAATGGTGGGAATGACTATTGTATTATTAAACTAGGAACCATGTCAAAAATCAACTCTTTTTTAGTTGATACATCTTTTTTTAGGGGAAATTATCCCTTAGCTATTTCTATTAAAGCATATAATGCAAAAGATATGAAAGATGAAGAATTTTTAGAAAAATATGAAAGCTTAGAGAGTTTTGAACTTTTAGCTCAAAGTGATTTACAAGGACATAATAAACACTCTTTTGATTCAAGTTTTACAAGTGAAATTACTCACTTAAAAGTTGATATTTTTCCAGATGGAGGAATTGCAAGATTTAAAGCTTTTGGCGAAATTTGTTTTGATGAAAAGCTTTATGAACAAGAAAATATAAATGTTATTTCTATGAGAAATGGAGCAAGAGATATTTATACAAACAATGAGTTTTATGGTTCATTAAAAAATATTTTAAAAGATGAAGATGCTTTAAATATGGGTGATGGTTGGGAAACAAGAAGAAGAAGAGAACCAGGATTTGACTGGGGAATTATTGAACTTGCAAAACCAGCAATTATTGATAATATTATGATTGACACAAAGTTTTTTAAAGGAAATTTTGCAGATTCTTTTTCTATTTGTGCTGCATATTTAGAAAATACAACAGATAATTCAGTAATTACGCAAAGTATGTTTTGGGAAGAGTTAATCCCAAAACAAAAATTAACAATGAATAATAAACACTATTTTGATGAGACTTTTTTACTTCATAAAAAACCAATTACTCACATAAGAATCAATATTTTTCCAGATGGTGGAATTTCAAGATTAAAACTATTTGGAAAATTTATTAGAGTTGAAGAGCTTGGAAAATAA
- a CDS encoding GntR family transcriptional regulator, giving the protein MNNSELAVDEVIINYIFDEIFDKRFHPGMKLSESVFAQKFDVSRDTVRKAFSQLQSMGIVIYKKNQGFNLKWLTEDDTKKVYQARNIIEAGIITLVTQRYTLGLIDLSVLKNEVETEKYLKTTFRNGEYVKTSCDFHLNLALLSENEFLINALTPLIPLSILAGLVYEDCNSCFCSYDEHNDLIKAIKSNDVDYAKSIMNHHLHHCVEALNFNKTIVDKTPTANFRETI; this is encoded by the coding sequence ATGAATAATAGTGAATTAGCAGTTGATGAAGTAATTATAAATTATATATTTGATGAAATATTTGATAAACGATTTCACCCTGGAATGAAATTATCTGAAAGTGTTTTTGCACAAAAATTTGATGTAAGTCGAGATACCGTGAGAAAAGCTTTTAGTCAATTACAAAGTATGGGAATCGTTATATATAAAAAGAATCAAGGTTTTAATCTAAAATGGCTAACAGAAGATGATACAAAAAAAGTATATCAAGCCAGAAATATTATTGAAGCGGGAATTATTACATTAGTGACTCAAAGATATACTTTAGGATTAATTGACTTATCAGTATTAAAAAATGAAGTTGAAACAGAAAAATATTTAAAAACAACATTTAGAAATGGTGAGTATGTTAAAACATCTTGTGATTTTCATCTAAATCTTGCACTTTTAAGTGAGAATGAATTTTTGATAAATGCCTTAACTCCTCTAATTCCTTTAAGTATTTTAGCTGGATTAGTTTATGAAGATTGTAACTCTTGTTTTTGTTCTTATGATGAACATAATGATTTAATAAAAGCAATTAAATCAAATGATGTTGATTATGCAAAAAGTATTATGAATCATCATTTGCACCATTGTGTGGAAGCGTTAAATTTTAATAAAACAATTGTAGATAAAACTCCAACTGCAAATTTTAGAGAAACAATATGA
- a CDS encoding urease subunit beta — MFLTNREQEKLMLYTASCLAHERKNRGLKLNFPEATAILSSYIIEGARDGKSVAQLMVDATKVLKEEHVMDGVASMMHMVQVEATFDDGTKLVTVHNPIPYKNSSDLPGAYLIDEGEIELNANKQVITIEVENKGDRPVQIGSHYHFFEVNSALDFDRSQAYGKRLDVAAGTSVRFEPGSIKSINLIDFSGRRYVSGFNGLVEGFLDDENVKAKAMQNLNKFLGV; from the coding sequence ATGTTTCTTACAAATCGTGAACAAGAAAAACTAATGCTTTATACAGCTTCATGTCTAGCACATGAGAGAAAAAATAGAGGTTTAAAACTAAACTTTCCAGAAGCTACAGCAATTTTGAGCTCATATATAATTGAAGGTGCAAGGGATGGAAAAAGTGTTGCCCAACTTATGGTTGATGCTACAAAAGTTCTAAAAGAAGAGCATGTTATGGATGGAGTGGCTTCCATGATGCATATGGTTCAAGTGGAAGCTACTTTTGATGATGGAACAAAACTTGTTACTGTTCATAATCCAATCCCTTATAAAAATAGTTCAGATTTACCAGGTGCTTATTTAATAGACGAGGGTGAAATAGAATTAAATGCAAATAAACAAGTTATTACTATTGAAGTTGAAAACAAAGGTGATAGACCAGTTCAAATAGGTTCACATTATCACTTCTTTGAAGTAAATAGTGCTTTAGATTTTGATAGAAGCCAAGCTTATGGAAAAAGACTTGATGTTGCAGCTGGAACTTCTGTACGGTTTGAGCCGGGTTCTATAAAAAGTATTAACTTAATAGATTTTAGTGGAAGAAGATATGTGAGTGGATTTAATGGTTTGGTTGAGGGCTTTTTAGATGATGAAAATGTAAAAGCCAAAGCAATGCAAAATCTAAATAAGTTTTTAGGAGTATAA